Proteins encoded together in one Vibrio lentus window:
- a CDS encoding permease yields the protein MSNEMLTMLKDALDMFAFLAVELIILFLAISYIVGILQEFLTPEKIQSILSSRNGKGYVVAALLGAITPFCSCSTIPFLKGLLRARAGFGPMMVFLFGSPLLNPVIIGLFVITFGWQVAVFYFLVAMTVSVVAGYALEKLGFERYVKPEAYESTGSASNCGTSCGDSAPKKAASAKAESSCGTSACGEPAPVMAKETSCCDSKKEEPQVTVSCCSADGSATVEIVEKKEPSRWMRIWFSTWKDFKQVFPYLMMGIAIGSFIYGFIPTDLIAQYAGEGMWYAIPVAAVIGIPLYIRAEAVIPLSAALVQKGMALGSVMALIIGSAGASLTEVILLKSIFKNQMIAAFLFVILSMAMGAGFLYSFIFG from the coding sequence ATGAGCAATGAAATGTTAACAATGCTAAAAGACGCACTTGATATGTTCGCCTTCTTAGCAGTAGAGCTAATCATCCTTTTCTTGGCGATCAGCTACATTGTTGGGATTTTGCAAGAGTTTCTTACGCCAGAAAAGATTCAATCGATTCTGAGCTCGCGTAACGGCAAGGGTTATGTGGTTGCAGCGCTACTAGGTGCGATTACGCCTTTCTGTTCATGTTCGACTATTCCTTTCCTTAAAGGGTTGCTGCGTGCACGAGCGGGTTTTGGACCAATGATGGTGTTCCTATTCGGTAGCCCACTATTGAACCCAGTGATCATTGGTTTGTTCGTGATTACGTTTGGTTGGCAAGTGGCTGTGTTCTACTTCTTAGTCGCAATGACAGTATCGGTAGTGGCAGGTTATGCACTTGAGAAGCTTGGTTTTGAGCGTTACGTAAAACCTGAAGCGTATGAATCGACAGGTTCTGCTTCAAACTGTGGCACTAGCTGTGGTGATTCTGCTCCTAAGAAAGCAGCGTCAGCGAAGGCAGAGTCTTCATGTGGTACAAGTGCATGTGGTGAACCTGCACCAGTAATGGCAAAAGAAACATCTTGCTGTGATTCGAAAAAAGAAGAGCCACAAGTGACTGTTTCATGCTGTTCAGCGGATGGAAGCGCAACGGTTGAAATCGTAGAGAAGAAAGAGCCTAGCCGTTGGATGAGAATTTGGTTCTCAACTTGGAAAGACTTCAAACAAGTTTTCCCTTACCTGATGATGGGTATTGCGATTGGTTCATTTATCTACGGCTTCATTCCTACAGACCTAATTGCACAGTATGCTGGCGAAGGTATGTGGTATGCGATTCCAGTAGCAGCGGTGATTGGTATTCCACTGTACATTCGTGCTGAAGCGGTAATCCCATTAAGTGCAGCTCTGGTACAAAAAGGTATGGCGCTAGGTTCGGTAATGGCATTGATCATTGGTAGTGCAGGTGCAAGTTTGACAGAAGTTATCCTGCTTAAATCAATCTTCAAGAACCAAATGATTGCCGCATTCCTATTCGTTATCCTAAGCATGGCGATGGGTGCAGGCTTCCTATACAGCTTTATCTTTGGTTAA